In one Apostichopus japonicus isolate 1M-3 chromosome 18, ASM3797524v1, whole genome shotgun sequence genomic region, the following are encoded:
- the LOC139958479 gene encoding integrin alpha-8-like — MMATRRTRLFLVFQSFCVFFLIETKAFNMDTEWPIVFTGEENSLFGFSVALHQEGNQHMLLVGAPHTDNDTYGIEREGGFYRCDINGVIFGGPCDQIKLDTEMGEPKNARGRQIGTKSNSFLGATVRSGGTDGPVLVCAPSHVWYINPAVGTNDDSTKREPVGRCYIAQNDFADITKYEPCYYPDDKSTWYENKLTHCQAGTGGDISMNHVLLGGPGSFYWQGQIFRREIDDVTSEQHTWEAPLSFDDSYRGYTVLLGDLNDDGILDNVVGIPRSPNMFGEVSVYDHNLKSIFNKSGHQLGEYFGNSLAVTDLNNDGLNDLIVGAPMYTHQEQRTTNYEIGRIYIFYQRVNGKGRITLSSKKTIIGHTGQGRFGFSITALGDIDKNGYNDLAVGAPYDMQGAVYIFSGGPRGIITAPLQIVRPSHLNSILDGFGFSLSGGRDVDDNTYPDLGVGCHSSSSAVILRSRPVVTVEAGITFDVESINLEKPNFNLSSNVVVPGFTITTCVRYIGAGTPDILPFAFDLQLDSVKRVSSRAFILQKGQSLSQFTWNTDLTKGVQDCVTYNAYIEKIIRDKLSPVVFKFSYDLSRDDINREAGDLLPILPEGSFVTEQLALLKNCSNARCLPDIRIDTIHDLQQVVVGKSEMLIVDVDFQNNGDEAFEARLHAGVPAGVSFIQVESFSSDVLVECEEQAHVADDIHLRCNVGNPVPANYRVPFRLHFEINLEDKVNEYLELHFLGNSSNLDAVETLSDNINNISMPVNINYTLEFFGYSNPGQSVYTTNFTLLPNASREQDVGEEIIHFYIFQNSGPSDVGALKLTLQWPMYTDERDYLLYLTSVTPSVGQCDVPDGELNPKNLKLIDDDELNQNNTLEKIIENHRASRELDEDDPMNDDQPTPQPLVTIDCRTGQCVEITCRFEKLGGNDQPIVLSIRSRLWLQTLTKVLENNIPPSDWIISSTATMKVTRSVYTIGNTLPAPFTATAMTKALPESSISYVKDPFPIWAYLLAALLGFIVLSCLILTAWKLGFFKRKRIGEEDLFTK; from the exons GCTTCTCGTTGGTGCTCCGCATACTGACAATGATACATATGGAATAGAGAGAGAAGGTGGTTTCTACAGATGTGATATCAACGGTGTCATTTTCGGGGGACCATGTGATCAAATAAAGTTGGACACTGAGATGG gTGAACCCAAAAATGCAAGAGGGAGACAAATCGGGACTAAGTCGAATTCATTTCTTGGTGCGACTGTAAGAAGCGGTGGTACAGACGGTCCTGTTCTA GTATGTGCACCTTCCCATGTATGGTACATCAACCCAGCGGTCGGAACTAACGATGACAGTACGAAGCGTGAACCAGTGGGCAGGTGCTATATCGCACAGAATGACTTTGCTGATATCACAAAATACGAGCCTTGTTACTATCCAGATGATA AATCGACTTGGTACGAGAATAAACTTACTCACTGTCAGGCAGGCACTGGAGGGGATATCTCGATG AACCACGTGCTTCTCGGTGGACCCGGTAGCTTCTACTGGCAGG GTCAAATCTTCCGACGTGAGATCGATGATGTTACATCGGAACAGCACACATGGGAGGCACCGCTGAGTTTTGACGATAGTTACAGAG GTTACACGGTGTTGTTAGGGGATTTGAATGATGATGGTATTCTGGACAATGTTGTAGGAATCCCACGTTCACCTAATATGTTTGGTGAG GTTTCAGTGTATGACCATAACTTAAAGTCAATATTCAACAAATCTGGACATCAGCTAGGAGAGTATTTCGGTAACAGTCTTGCAGTAACGGACCTCAACAATGATGG CTTGAATGATCTCATCGTGGGAGCTCCAATGTACACCCACCAGGAGCAGCGAACCACTAACTACGAAATTGGCAGGATTTACATCTTCTACCAAAGAGTGAATGGG AAGGGAAGGATTACTTTATCCTCCAAGAAGACAATCATTGGTCATACCGGGCAAGGTAGATTTGGTTTCTCTATCACAGCTCTGGGTGACATTGATAAGAACGGTTATAACG ACTTAGCAGTGGGAGCGCCGTATGACATGCAGGGCGCTGTATATATTTTCAGTGGTGGACCTCGTGGGATCATTACAGCACCTCTACAG atTGTTCGACCGTCACATTTGAATAGTATACTTGATGGTTTCGGATTCTCCTTATCCGGAGGACGAGATGTGGATGATAATACTTATCCAG attTGGGAGTCGGTTGCCACAGTTCATCATCCGCAGTGATTTTAAG GTCAAGGCCAGTAGTCACTGTAGAAGCAGGAATCACATTCGATGTTGAAAGCATAAATTTGGAGAAGCCCAACTTTAACCTCTCCAGTAACGTGGTTGTTCCTGG GTTTACCATAACCACGTGTGTTCGCTACATTGGCGCAGGGACGCCAGATATATTAC CATTTGCATTTGATCTTCAACTTGATTCAGTGAAGAGAGTGTCATCAAGGGCATTTATTCTGCAAAAAGGCCAGTCTTTATCACAATTTACCTGGAATACAGATTTGACTAAAGGAGTCCAAGATTGTGTAACTTATAACGCTTATATCGAG AAAATTATCCGAGATAAACTTTCACCAGTCGTGTTCAAGTTCAGCTATGATCTTTCGAGGGATGATATTAATCGTGAAGCTGGAGATTTATTGCCGATTTTACCGGAAGGTTCTTTCGTCACGGAACAG CTTGCACTTCTAAAGAATTGCAGTAACGCACGATGCTTACCGGACATTAGAATTGACACTATCCA TGATCTTCAACAAGTCGTCGTTGGTAAGAGCGAAATGCTAATAGTTGATGTCGACTTTCAGAATAACGGTGATGAGGCCTTTGAGGCCAGGCTTCATGCAGGCGTTCCGGCAGGTGTCTCCTTTATTCAAGTCGAAAGTTTTAGCAGT GATGTACTAGTTGAGTGTGAAGAACAAGCGCATGTAGCAGACGATATACATTTGAGATGCAACGTTGGAAATCCTGTCCCTGCAAACTATAGA GTTCCCTTCAGACTTCATTTTGAGATTAATTTGGAAGACAAAGTGAACGAATATCTGGAACTCCACTTCTTAGGGAACAG TTCAAACCTAGACGCGGTCGAGACTCTGAGTGATAATATCAACAACATATCTATGCCAGTGAATATCAACTATACACTTGAATTCTTTGG GTACTCTAATCCTGGTCAGTCTGTGTATACCACCAACTTTACCTTACTTCCAAACGCCAGCAGAGAGCAGGATGTTGGCGAGGAAATAATTCACTTCTACATT TTTCAAAATTCAGGTCCAAGTGACGTAGGCGCATTAAAGTTGACTTTACAGTGGCCGATGTACACCGATGAGAGGGATTATTTACTATATTTGACCAGTGTTACCCCCAGTGTGGGACAATGTGACGTACCGGACGGTGAACTTAACCCCAAAAATCTGAAG CTTATAGACGACGATGAATTGAACCAAAACAATACTCTGGAGAAGATTATTGAGAATCATCGAGCATCACGGGAATTGGATGAAGATGACCCTATGAATGATGATCAACCAACCCCTCAACCTCTGGTTACGATTGACTGCAGGACTGGCCAATGTGTAGAAATTACGTGTAGATTCGAAAAGCTAGGCGGGAATGATCAGCCTATTGTACTGAGCATTCGATCTAGACTATGGTTGCAAACGTTAACAAAG GTATTGGAGAACAATATTCCGCCGAGTGATTGGATCATATCTTCTACCGCGACCATGAAAGTTACCAGATCGGTTTATACAATAGGCAACACATTACCGGCGCCCTTCACAGCAACC GCTATGACCAAGGCTCTTCCTGAATCTTCGATCAGTTACGTCAAAGACCCCTTCCCGATATGGGCGTACCTGCTTGCTGCTCTACTCGGGTTCATTGTTCTCTCCTGTCTCATACTCACAGCCTGGAAG CTTGGATTCTTCAAGAGAAAGAGAATCGGAGAAGAAGACCTTTTTACCAAAtag